In a single window of the Gossypium hirsutum isolate 1008001.06 chromosome A13, Gossypium_hirsutum_v2.1, whole genome shotgun sequence genome:
- the LOC107893486 gene encoding uncharacterized protein has translation MEWRACYLDVILVPLSMLIPIAYHCWLWHKVRTQPLATIIGINSTGRRFWVSAIIKDNEKKNILAVQTLRNTIMGSTLMATTSILLCAGLAAVISSTYTVKKPLNDSIFGAHGEFMVALKYVTILCIFLFSFSCHTLSIRFINQVNILINTPQDPTSIVTPHYLSDLLEKGFLLNTAGNRLFYAALPLLLWIFGPVLVFVGSITIVTLLYNLDFVFGFRRNKQIDVGGCESG, from the exons ATGGAGTGGAGGGCTTGTTATTTGGATGTGATATTGGTGCCATTAAGCATGCTCATCCCCATTGCTTATCATTGCTGGTTATGGCATAAGGTTAGGACTCAGCCTCTGGCTACCATCATTGGAATCAATTCCACCGGACGACGCTTCTGGGTCTCTGCCATCATCAAG GACAACGAGAAAAAGAACATCCTGGCAGTCCAAACGCTTCGAAACACCATAATGGGATCGACCCTAATGGCCACAACATCCATCCTGCTATGTGCTGGGTTGGCAGCCGTCATCAGCAGCACTTACACAGTCAAAAAGCCACTCAATGACTCTATATTCGGAGCTCACGGGGAGTTCATGGTGGCTCTCAAGTACGTCACAATCCTATGTATCTTCCTCTTCTCGTTTTCGTGCCACACCTTATCTATCAGGTTTATAAACCAAGTCAACATCCTCATCAACACTCCCCAAGACCCCACCTCCATTGTCACCCCTCACTACCTGTCCGACTTGCTCGAAAAAGGGTTCCTCTTGAACACTGCGGGCAACAGGCTCTTCTACGCTGCGCTTCCTCTCCTGCTATGGATCTTTGGCCCTGTGCTCGTCTTTGTCGGCTCCATCACCATCGTCACTTTGCTTTACAACCTTGACTTCGTGTTTGGGTTTAGGAGAAACAAGCAAATTGATGTTGGAGGCTGTGAATCAGGGTGA